DNA sequence from the Nicotiana tomentosiformis chromosome 3, ASM39032v3, whole genome shotgun sequence genome:
TTAGTAACATCCATAACAGTGTTAAACAAGTTGTCAAAAAAATGATTTTCGATGTGCATGACGTCCAGATTATGCCGAAGAAGATTATGCTTCCAATaaggtaactcccaaaatatactctgtttagTCCAGTTATGTGTGACACCATAACCTGGTATCTTAGATGGTGGAGACTCTGTTACTTTAGGCAGATCCCTTACTCTGTTCCAAATTTCTTCTGAACACAAGCAGGCTGGTGGCTCCTCAAAATCAGTTCGGTTCTTTATAAATGCACATGTAATTCGCCTAAATTCATGATTCATTGGCAAGAATCTACTGTGGCAGTCGAACCATGTATTCTTACCTCTATGTTTCAAAGTAAATGCTTTTGTGTGTTGTATACAACAAGGGCAAGCTAACTTTCCAGCAGTCGACCACCCGGACAATATTCCATAAGTAGGAAAATCATTTATAGTCCACATCAAAGCAGCATGCAATAAGAAGTTTTGTTTAGTTGATATATCATATGTTTTCACACCTTGATGCCACAATAACTGTAACTCATCATTCAAAGGCCGCAAGTATACATCAATCAAatttttcggattacgtggacctgGAACAATACAAGTTAGGAACAGATATAAACTTGTCATACACAATTCGGGCGGAAGATTATACGGGGTAACAAATACTGGCGAATATGAATATGGTGCAGTAGAGACAGCAAATGGAGtgaatccatctgcacataatcACAACCTAATGTTTCTTGGTTCACTAGAAAACTCGGGAAACTccctatcaaaatgcttccacgcttctcCATATGACGGATGGCATAGAATACCGGGTGGCTTTCTATGTtcatagtgccatctcatatgaggagcagagcTCATTGATGCATACAAGCTCTTTagcctaggtataagaggtaagtAATGCATCGCTTTAACTAGAACCTTCTTTTTTGTATTGGCATTTGTGACTTCCTTAAAACGAGGCTGATTACAAAATTTACAGTTCTCTAAAGATTCGTCATCCTTATAGAATAACATGCAACTTTTCTCACAACAATAAATTCTCTCTGATGAAAATCCCAACTTAGAAACTAATTTCTTAGCGGTGTAGAAATCTTTTGGTAATCCAATGTTAGTCGGATTAAGTTCATTCATAAGCCCAATAATAGAATCCATGCCCACTTGGGAAATAGAACTATCTGATTTAATACTTAACAATCTAACCGCAACAGACAACTTGGAATGCGTCGAGCCTTCATACAATGgatgactagcttcctctaactgttcatataAATGCTTAGCCTCATCATTTGATTCGGATTGATCCCCAAGAAACATCCCAAAAGCATCCCTCATTATTTCATTGTATCAAGAATTTTTAACATTATGCTCCGCTATTGGGCTACCCTCACCaccataataattaaatttgaatagcttcttaAATGTTCATATAATCCAAACTAATGATTTCTCAAATCTACAAATTAATtttaatgttgaaattgaaaacaTTTAAATTTAATATCATTCTACTAGTAAAACTAACAAGCAATAATGAACCTAGTACAACAAGCTTTACACAAAAGCTTTAAACTATAACTAGTATTAATACAATTAAAATCAATAAACTATAAAGTTAATATATCATTCCATAGAGAATTCAAGGCAATGGTTTTATATTTATCTTATAGGAAACCCTAAAAACCCTAAAAACTTATAGCATACAAAGAGAAATATACAATTAAATTGTACAAAATGCTAATTAAACCatacataaatcaaataaaccTACAAAAACTAGAATCCCTAAAAATTCAATCATACCTAATTCAACTAGCTAGGATGTTCATATAGAAAATCAAATAAACCTATAACAATTAAAATTACAACAAAtttaacaataataataagagaTATGTCAACGAAGTACTTACCTCGCCGGAAAAATGCTGGAGAAGAAGGATGGTGGAGCTGTCGCGGCGCCACTgctgcaaaaaagaaaaaaaatagttaaaaCATTAAGGGAAAAAGGGAGGAGGAGGAATGGAGGAGGAGGGAGAGGGAGAAGGGAGGAGgaaatgagagagagagagagagagagagagagagagagagagagagaaggaaaaCCTTACCTATAGGGACAAAAATGGTGAAGGATGACAGGGAGAGAGGAGGGGGATGGgagaaagaagaaggaaaaatgcGTCTGTTTTAGTTGGGGACGGGGTCGGGTAGGGTTTTAAAacaaatttccgaccgatttggtcggaaatatttaattaattttttttaaagaaaataccGACCGATTCGGTCGCTAATAAAGTCAAATAAGTCAAACCgtcaaaatttaaaagtttaatacCGAGAAATTCAGTCGAAAATAAATTCCCGGGCTTTTGCACCAAAAATTGCGACCACAGTGGTCGGAAATGTggtcaaaattattttaaaaatatatatctaaattgttttttatttttccgACCGATTTGGTCGGAAATTTCTAACAATTTTTTTCAGTCGGAAATTTTGGTCGGAATTCCACGATTTTCTAATAGTGCGGGTCCGACTCAGATCCCCGTGGGTTTAATTGCTATCCCAGTGTTTCAGGACACTATGGTCCGGATGTTGAGTTACTTTGATGGCTTGGCACAGGCCGATATACTTTGTATGATTCCATCTACCTCTCTTActggagggggagcacagaccccaaATATTCACACTCTATAGTAGGTCGCTGCTCTGTTTCAAACTCTTGGAGTTCCGATTCTTCCACCAGTTGTGAAAGTTCAGCTTGTTGCTACAGTCAGGTTTGAGATTAGACCTGCTATGATTATTGAGGAGCAGAAGAGAATGGATCGGTTATAGAAGCTAGATCCTCCTTGTTACACTAGTGATCTCGCAGCTAATGCTAAAGAGTTCTTGGACAAGTGTCATGAGATTCTATGCAATTTGGGACTTGTagagtccaatggagttgatttcaaCATATTTTAGTTGAGGAGGccagccaagaggtggtggaagaCATATGAGCAGGGCAGACTAGTAGGGTAACTTCCTCTCACatggctcagtttttgactcttttCTTAAAATAGTTTATTCTACTTACCATGTGAGATGAGTTGCGCAGCTAGTTTGAGAACTTGCAGCAGGAGGGTATTACTGtaacgcagtatgagatgaggttcatAGAGTTGTCATGCTATGCAGCTCTTATGGTTCCTACTGAGAAACAGAGGGTACAAAGGTTTGTTAAGGGACTCAACTACAGTCTTCGGTTTGGGATAGCACGAGAGGTTAATATTGAGACTACCTTTCACCAGGCTGTAGAAATTTCTAGGAGATTAGAGCGTATTTGTAGGTAAATGGGGGAGGACAGCGAGGCCAAGATGTCTCGTagtactggaggatttagtggttccTACTTTGGGGGCAAAGGTCATCATAGTAGTGGTTATTTCACTAGACCAGTTTAGTCAGAACTTCAGACTTCACGTGGTGCACCAGTTAGTCATGGATTTCAGAGTACTCATTCAGGGCAGTATTATTCAGTGCACCTACCGCATGTGGTTCTGAAAGTggttattccattcatctggggcAGGCTCAGTACTAGCAGCCACGTCAGcatagagcttgttttgagtgtggggattcAAGGCACATGAGGAGGGATTTTCCCAGGCTTCGGATGAGTGTACATCAGCAAGGCACCTAGACTTGATTCCCCCGCCAGTTTCTAcaccacctgcacaaccagctagaggtggagatcaAGCAGGTCGGGGggacctagaggtggaggccagtcatgTTATTATGCTTTCCCTGGTAAGCCTGAGGCGGTTTTGTCTGATGCAGTCATTACAAGTATTTTTTTCAGTCTgttatagagatgcttcagttttatttgatccgatttctacttattcatatttgTCATCCTACTTttcatatttggatatgcctcgtgattctttggatATTCCTGTTTATATGTCTACACGGGTTGGAGTTTATATTGCGGTGGATCATGtttatcggtcttgtgtggttaGTATTGGGGTTTATGAGAGGGGTTGATCTTCTGTTTCTTAATTtgtttgattttgaggtgattttgggtatggattagttatctccaTACCATGATATGCTTCATTGACACGTAAAGACCGTGATGTTGgttatgccggggttgccaaggttgGAATGGTGGGGTTCTTTTAATCATACTCCTTGTAGGGTGATTTTATATCTAAAATACTCAACGGAGAATATTTGGCTTTCGTTAAAGGTGTTTGTGATGATACTCCTATTGTTGATTCAGTCCTTGTAGTGAGAGAGTTTccaaatgtgtttcctgcagatctatcGTGCATGACACCTGATTGGgatatttattttggtattgatttggtgcttgGCACTCAACCCATATGTATTCCACCGTATCACGTGgctccagctgagttgaaggagcactTGAATGAGTGTTGGATAAGGGATTTATCAGGCTGAGTGTTTCTCCTTAGGGTGCATCGGtgttgtttatgaagaagaaggatggttccatgagaatgtgcattgattataggaaATTGAACAGGTTACTATAAAAAAATAAGTaaccattgcctcgtattgataatttgtttgatcaactttagggtgccaaggtgttcttgaagattgacTTGACATTGGGTTATAACCAATTGAAGATTATGGCTTCGAAcattcctaagacaacttttaggactctctataggcattatgagttcttggtgatatattttggtttgactaatgccccaacaactttcatgcatttgatgagcAGTGTATTTCAACCTTATTTGGATTCTCTTGTTATTATGTTCATTGATAGTATCTTGGTATATTCCCGTAAtagggaggagcacgagcaacatttgaggattgtgctttagattttgagggagaagaagttgtatgctaagttctccaagtgtgagttttggttggaatcagtggcattcttgggccacgtggtgtctagttttgggatcaaggtggatccgaagaagattgatgcAGTTCAGAGTTTCCCCAGACCTATTAATGCTATAGAGATcagaagtttcttgggtttggcgagcTACTATTGTCGCTTTGTGGAAGGGTTCTCGTCTATTGCAactccattgaccaagttgactcagaagggcgcTCCATTCAGGTGatctgacgagtgtgaggagagatttcagaagctcaagactgctttgactacaactctagttTAGTATTGCCCTTGGGATCGTGGATGTAtattgtctattgtgatgctttgcgTGTTGgtcttgggtgtgtgttgatgcaggatggtagggtgattgcctatgcatcgcACTAGTTGAAGGCCCATAAGAAGAGCTATTTGgtccatgatttagagttggcggcTATTGTGATTgcacttaagatttggaggcactacttatATGGCTTGTCATGTGAGATTTACATTTATCATCAGAGTCTTCagtatttgtttaaatagaaggatatgaatttgaggcagcggaggtggttggaattATTGAAGGATTACGATATCACCATCCTATATCATCCGAGTAAGAAAAGTGTttagcagatgccttgagtagaaaggcggagaggatggggaatttggcatttattccAGCTATGGAGAGGCCTTTGTATAtatatgttcaggccttggttaatatatttgtgagattggatatttctgagcgtagcagagttcttgcttgtgttgttgcacagtcatccttgtttgagcgtatcaaggctcgccagtatgatgatccacacttgttagTACTTAAGGGTACGGTGCAAcaaggtggtgctaaggaggtggttattggggatgatggtgttatgcgactTCAGGGCCGGATTTGTGTTCTTAATATTGATGGCTTGCGAGacttgattcttaaggaggctcatagtttgcggtattctattcacctagGCACTACAGAGATGTATCGTTATT
Encoded proteins:
- the LOC138907724 gene encoding uncharacterized protein; translated protein: MRDAFGMFLGDQSESNDEAKHLYEQLEEASHPLYEGSTHSKLSVAVRLLSIKSDSSISQVGMDSIIGLMNELNPTNIGLPKDFYTAKKLVSKLGFSSERIYCCEKSCMLFYKDDESLENCKFCNQPRFKEVTNANTKKKVLVKAMHYLPLIPRLKSLYASMSSAPHMRWHYEHRKPPGPRNPKNLIDVYLRPLNDELQLLWHQGVKTYDISTKQNFLLHAALMWTINDFPTYGILSGWSTAGKLACPCCIQHTKAFTLKHRGKNTWFDCHSRFLPMNHEFRRITCAFIKNRTDFEEPPACLCSEEIWNRVRDLPKVTESPPSKIPGYGVTHNWTKQSIFWELPYWKHNLLRHNLDVMHIENHFFDNLFNTVMDVTNKTKDKLKARIDLKEYCRPSELYLTYFNNKIQKPKSSYTFTFNERREICSWVNNLRMPDGYTSNLSRCVDMK
- the LOC138907726 gene encoding uncharacterized protein is translated as MGNLAFIPAMERPLYIYVQALVNIFVRLDISERSRVLACVVAQSSLFERIKARQYDDPHLLVLKGTVQQGGAKEVVIGDDGVMRLQGRICVLNIDGLRDLILKEAHSLRYSIHLGTTEMYRYLKQCYWWQRMKKDIVGYVSGCLNCQQVKYEFQKLGGWLQKIDIS